In Apium graveolens cultivar Ventura unplaced genomic scaffold, ASM990537v1 ctg7049, whole genome shotgun sequence, the DNA window gttgaattttaaaaaatatttgaaaaaaaatacaTTCTGCAAATTTCTAACAACATAAATTGCAACCTAAAATGCAATGCAACCCAATCTAATGTAAACGGTTGCACAATTTAAACTAAAATGCAACCTATTATGCAACAGATTGTACTTTTGCAAATATTATCAAAACGAAATAGTATTTTAGCAAAAAAAATCTAAGTTGTTAAAATTCGCAAATTATTTTACATAAAATTGAATTTTTGATAAATTCCATTTATTAATTcgttaattaaaaaaatataatttatgaaaataaattatatatatgtgtgtgtatatatatacacacacacaaaatTAATCCCACCATGAAactaataatttaaaattatgtGACATTGTGGAAATAAATTATCATGTGATTAAAACATATAAACCTAAATGGAAACACCAAAAATAGTCACTAGAAATTATGCAATATGTTTAagatataatattaataatatgaTTATTACATATAttcctttccaattatcaaatatatatatatatatatacatatataatttatttGTATTTTACTACTAAATAATTTACTCATCCATTTTACTACTTTTTTGATAAGTTTTTAAATGTTTAATATCCAACATGTTCATCTACTGtgaaaaaattataatttacaaaggacaaaattatttttaacatattaatatctaatatttgtacttttaaaaataatatgttACAAATATTTCtgcttcaatttttttttaaaaatgataaaatttatatatttggGTAAAAGAACCTAAAATATGAAGTATGAATCCATTTGCTTAAAATCTATattattagtttttaaaatattgGAAGATTAATAACATTAgaataaatacaaaaatattaaaaaaagatATAGTTAGTAATATTAAATTAGTAAAATGAGGAAATGGGAGACCTTGTTCTGCAACctaaatattacaaaatatattattttgctaattatcttataagaatattattaattcatTAAAATCATTTAAGATTGTTTAAATTTAATAAGTAGAAAGTGTATTTGCAAGCTAAAGAAACCCTACATGCTAGAGAAATGTACATGTTTTATAGAATAGAATATTTTTTAATGTTTTATATTCTACATATATCTCCTATTTTTGATTAAATGGGACATCTTTTTTTATCAACTCGGACATCCTACATACAtacatatttattttataaagccatctatttattattatttatgaaggGGAAAAAATATAGATAGGATTACTAAACAGCTGGATGTAGGGGATATGGTGTTAGAAGGCTTTAATTGTGTATTCGGTGAGGCGCCTTCCATTTCaagaaaataatattaaatacaaCCAATTAAAATTCGACTGGGTTAAATTCGACCAAAGGCGGTCAAATCCCTTGGACATGGCTAAATTCGACCGAGGCCGGTCGAATTCAAACGATCATATTTAAATGGTCGTATTTGCAACCAATTTTAACCGAAAACGGTTAAAATTAAAACGGGCGAAACTAAACCGGTCAAATTTAGCCCCTAAATTTGACAAAAAAAATCGGGCCGAATTTAGCTATAATAAAAAAGTGGAGGGATTTTCCCGCAAAGTAATTTATTTGGAACTGCTAAATTCAACTGATTTCGgtcaaattttatatttcaaaatgaCGGGTGACTTATAAACACTTTCAAAATTTTCGAAAAAAGTGAGGGAAAGACGCTGAGTGCATACAAAAGGGTAGTAAATCACAAAGATACAAGGAGAGAGAAAACACTTGGCCAATAAAGTTGAAATGGATCTTCAAATTTGGTTACCCCCAGAAACAGATGACCACGAAAATGACATGGAGTGCAGTGTTGCAAATTatgatgatgatgacgaggaCGAAGGTGATGATGGTACAAAATGGAGAAGACCTAGTTCTTTAGGTAGCTTTGGAGAGAAAAGTTTCCGGAGCTACAGATATAAAGAGGAGAAGCAAAAGGCTATGGACTACGTAATAAATTGCAAGTTTAAAGCTCTTGTGTCTCATCTTCTTACATCAGCCGGGGTTGCTCCTTTGGGTAACGACGGAGACAATTGGGTGGATATTGTGACTTCCTTATCTTGGGAAGCTGCTTCCTTTGTGAAGCCTGATATCGGTGCGGGAAAGGCAATGGATCCTGATGGATATGTTAAGGTTAAATGTGTTGCAAGTGGTTCTCGAAGCAATAGGTGATAGCTTAAACCTGTATTTGTTGCTGCTAATGCCCTAATGCTATTGTCAATTGCCTCAAAGCTCTCTGTTCCATTCTAGTAAATATTTCTTGATGACCAGTTGTGGTTCCGACCAACTATCTTGTTTCACTTGTTTGTTAGCTATGAAGTGAAGACCATAGCTCTTTAAATGCATCCTTTCTATATGATGAGAAAACTGTACAAAGTATACAGATATCTTTTTGCTTCTTAATAGTGGAATTTATAATGATCACATTGATGCAGCATAGTTATTGTCATTACAGCCAGTCACTGATGTTGGACGGCACCATTTCTGGAAACTTATATTCGTTTTGATGTGCAGTCAGTTAGTTAGCATGGTATTCAAAAAGCACGCTGCACACAAGCACATGCCAACTAATTACAATAAACCTAGGCTGTTGCTGATCCAGGGTGCTCTTGATCTTTCATTGAGGGGATTGTCATCATTTGAATCAATAAAACAGGTTTCAAGACATAAATAAAGAATTATTAGCGTTTGAATCTTACTACTCTCTATTCAACATCTGTTAATTATGAGTGACGTGGGCAGGAGAAGGATACCCATAAATCCATTATTGAAAGAATAGCGAAGTGCAACCCGAGCATAATTTTAGTTGAAAAAACTGTTTCTCGTGATATACAAGAATCCATCCTTGCAAAAGGAATGACACTAGTTATTGATATGAAACTCCACCGCCTGCAGAGAGTTTCTCGCTGTACTGGTTCAGTAATCTTATCATTAGATACACTGACTGGGAAAAAGCTCAGACAATGTGATTCCTTTCATTTCGAGAAGTTAGTAGAGGAACATATTGCTAGTGGAGAGTGTGGAAAAAAACCCAGCAAGACTTTGATGTTCCTTAGTGGTTGTCCTACACGTCAGGGTTGTACAGTAAGTTCCTCTTTGCTTATGAAGTTTACATCTAGTCTTAACCATACCTTTTTTGAGTTTGCAAAGGGTGCCCTTGTATTTCTTGTTGTTTGACTTTCATTCTAATGcttaaaaataaaaaagaaattgGAAATCCAAAATTCATTTGTCGTTTAAATAAGCTTCTATTCTACACTCTTTGTAGATGTAACTCGTGAAGATTATTAATATCACATTATTTTTTGTTTCTCAAAATTGTTTGTGATTTTTTTAGTGAATATTGGTGTAGTATGATAAAGGCTTGCAACTATGGTCAATTAGGAATTTAAAATTAGTAACAATTAAGCAGAAAGTTGTTTCCTATTTATTAGAGGTTTTTACTTGTTATAGAAATATTTGCATGAGAGCTCGGGCTCATATCCTCAGGTAAAGCAAATACTCTGTGTTGTCTTGGCATGATACTGGCCAGTTGTAGCTGTTGCGTTCAATTTTTTCATTGTCATGTAAACATGGTAGATCCTCGTGTAGAATAGCTGTTAATTTAATATGTCACTGAATTTACAGAATTTTGGAAAATTTCAGATTTTACTGAAAGGAACAAACAGGGAAGAACTGAAGAAGATTAAACTTGTGGTCCAGTACGCAGTCCTTGTGGCTTATCATTTGATTCTTGAAACGGCTTTCCTTCTAGATCAAAAGGCCATGTTCTCTACCCTCCCTCTTGATAGACTGGTAAATATGTCATCACCTGATCAACGACCATATTTTTTCTCCGGTGAGGCATATGTTCCTTGGCCCGTGGATTCTATTGTTAAAAGTGATTCATCAGGTGCAATTAACATCCACATCGCTGATGGATTTTATAAAGAAGGGACACGAGATGTAGGGTTAAAGAGTGATTCCTTGTTGCCTTATGAGCCATATAAACCTCTAGTTTTTACCCCTTTTTTATCAATCTCAGCTTCCATAAACAGAGGCTTTGGTGACAGTTTTCCTCTTTTATCTTCTTCTCAGCAACCTATCTCTACATATTTAG includes these proteins:
- the LOC141703737 gene encoding putative 1-phosphatidylinositol-3-phosphate 5-kinase FAB1D isoform X1, which produces MDLQIWLPPETDDHENDMECSVANYDDDDEDEGDDGTKWRRPSSLGSFGEKSFRSYRYKEEKQKAMDYVINCKFKALVSHLLTSAGVAPLGNDGDNWVDIVTSLSWEAASFVKPDIGAGKAMDPDGYVKVKCVASGSRSNSQLVSMVFKKHAAHKHMPTNYNKPRLLLIQGALDLSLRGLSSFESIKQEKDTHKSIIERIAKCNPSIILVEKTVSRDIQESILAKGMTLVIDMKLHRLQRVSRCTGSVILSLDTLTGKKLRQCDSFHFEKLVEEHIASGECGKKPSKTLMFLSGCPTRQGCTILLKGTNREELKKIKLVVQYAVLVAYHLILETAFLLDQKAMFSTLPLDRLVNMSSPDQRPYFFSGEAYVPWPVDSIVKSDSSGAINIHIADGFYKEGTRDVGLKSDSLLPYEPYKPLVFTPFLSISASINRGFGDSFPLLSSSQQPISTYLGITEEVPYSQVQSANMLSTNLVANVKSYSLIQNINGEEKALDSDRTSVQRKAQLYTQNSGGDYKDQTQFMDDINRMFNADSILVLMSRRNSSTGSICEQSHFSHIKFYRNFDIPLGIFLKDNLLNQRLLCSLCGGSPEAHIYYYAHHSKQLTIHVRHHITQKHLPGETDGKIWMWSRCGDCKLQNGKTLSTKRVLMSATARGLSFGKFLELSLANHLSSSKIPICGHQLHTDFLYFFGLGTMVAMLRYSRVMKYF
- the LOC141703737 gene encoding putative 1-phosphatidylinositol-3-phosphate 5-kinase FAB1D isoform X2; this encodes MDLQIWLPPETDDHENDMECSVANYDDDDEDEGDDGTKWRRPSSLGSFGEKSFRSYRYKEEKQKAMDYVINCKFKALVSHLLTSAGVAPLGNDGDNWVDIVTSLSWEAASFVKPDIGAGKAMDPDGYVKVKCVASGSRSNSQLVSMVFKKHAAHKHMPTNYNKPRLLLIQGALDLSLRGLSSFESIKQEKDTHKSIIERIAKCNPSIILVEKTVSRDIQESILAKGMTLVIDMKLHRLQRVSRCTGSVILSLDTLTGKKLRQCDSFHFEKLVEEHIASGECGKKPSKTLMFLSGCPTRQGCTILLKGTNREELKKIKLVVQYAVLVAYHLILETAFLLDQKAMFSTLPLDRLVNMSSPDQRPYFFSGEAYVPWPVDSIVKSDSSGAINIHIADGFYKEGTRDVGLKSDSLLPYEPYKPLVFTPFLSISASINRGFGDSFPLLSSSQQPISTYLGITEEVPYSQVQSANMLSTNLVANVKSYSLIQNINGEEKALDSDRTSVQRKAQLYTQNSGGDYKDQTQFMDDINRMFNADSILVLMSRRNSSTGSICEQSHFSHIKFYRNFDIPLGIFLKDNLLNQPLLFSEAFM